The Streptomyces kanamyceticus genome window below encodes:
- a CDS encoding ABC transporter permease: MTATAIPSGPTQGQTEGRAKLKGGGLRGALAFEWTKLWTVRSTWWNLLAAVVLMTGFSAIVGMSAEASAKNGVSVAEPAPHAATDAVLLVQLTTVMLATLAITSEYASRSILTTLQSVPVRKRMFFAKSVVVTAVALVTGMVFSALGTLVAAPLMGDYGEFTGGEFAKTALGTGAYLALLALFTVGLGTMMRSAAGTITTVIMMLLAVPQIMSVVGVDWLKDAADYMPGNAGVVLMTQDTEPYGSGTALIVLLVWTLVSFIGGRTLLRRRDA, from the coding sequence ATGACTGCGACAGCCATTCCCAGTGGCCCGACCCAGGGCCAGACCGAGGGTCGGGCCAAGCTCAAGGGCGGCGGCCTGCGCGGAGCGCTCGCGTTCGAGTGGACCAAGCTGTGGACGGTCCGCTCCACCTGGTGGAACCTCCTCGCCGCCGTCGTCCTGATGACGGGCTTCTCCGCGATCGTCGGCATGTCCGCCGAGGCGAGCGCGAAGAACGGCGTCAGCGTCGCCGAACCCGCGCCGCACGCGGCCACCGACGCCGTGCTGCTCGTGCAGCTGACCACCGTCATGCTCGCCACCCTCGCCATCACCAGCGAGTACGCGAGCCGCTCCATCCTCACCACCCTGCAGAGCGTGCCCGTACGCAAGCGGATGTTCTTCGCCAAGTCGGTCGTCGTCACGGCGGTGGCCCTGGTCACCGGCATGGTGTTCAGCGCCCTCGGCACCCTCGTCGCCGCCCCGCTGATGGGTGACTACGGCGAGTTCACCGGCGGCGAGTTCGCCAAGACGGCCCTCGGCACGGGTGCCTACCTCGCCCTGCTCGCCCTGTTCACCGTCGGCCTCGGCACGATGATGCGCAGTGCGGCGGGCACCATCACCACCGTGATCATGATGCTCCTCGCGGTGCCGCAGATCATGTCGGTCGTCGGCGTCGACTGGCTGAAGGACGCGGCCGACTATATGCCGGGCAACGCGGGCGTGGTCCTGATGACCCAGGACACCGAGCCCTACGGCTCCGGCACCGCACTGATCGTCCTCCTGGTGTGGACCCTGGTGAGCTTCATCGGCGGTCGCACGCTCCTCCGACGCCGGGACGCCTGA
- a CDS encoding ABC transporter ATP-binding protein: MITLNGVTKRYGDKAAVNDLSLEIKPGKVTGFLGPNGAGKSTTMRMILGLDEPTSGQALINGKPYSALRHPLSEVGALLDAKAGHPGRTAYHHLLGLARSNGISAKRVTEVLDVVGLGEVKNKRIGSFSLGMGQRLGIAVALIGDPKVLLFDEPVNGLDPDGVRWVREFIRSLAAEGRTVFVSSHLMSEMQDTADHLVVIGRGKLIADAPIEEVISGSSMNSMKVVTTDLDVLQKELVRTGLDAKEHPEGNALLVTGGSLEDIGSTAHRLGLPIFELSQRNASLEQAYMELTAASVEYEAAGITQQPSDAKR; the protein is encoded by the coding sequence ATGATCACGTTGAACGGCGTGACCAAGCGGTACGGCGACAAGGCCGCTGTTAACGACCTGTCTCTGGAGATCAAGCCCGGCAAGGTCACCGGCTTCCTCGGCCCCAACGGGGCGGGCAAGTCGACGACCATGCGCATGATCCTGGGCCTTGACGAACCCACCTCGGGACAGGCGCTCATCAACGGCAAGCCGTACAGCGCGTTGCGACACCCGCTCAGCGAGGTCGGAGCGCTCCTGGACGCCAAAGCCGGACACCCGGGCCGTACCGCGTACCACCACCTCCTGGGCCTGGCCCGGAGCAACGGCATCTCCGCCAAGCGGGTCACCGAGGTCCTCGACGTCGTCGGCCTCGGCGAGGTGAAGAACAAGCGCATCGGCTCGTTCTCGCTCGGCATGGGCCAGCGCCTGGGCATCGCGGTCGCGCTCATCGGCGACCCGAAGGTGCTGCTCTTCGACGAGCCGGTCAACGGCCTCGACCCCGACGGGGTGCGCTGGGTCCGCGAGTTCATCCGCTCGCTCGCCGCCGAGGGCCGCACGGTCTTCGTGTCGAGCCACCTGATGAGCGAGATGCAGGACACCGCCGACCACCTCGTCGTCATCGGCCGCGGCAAGCTCATCGCGGACGCGCCCATCGAGGAGGTCATCTCAGGATCCTCGATGAACTCGATGAAGGTCGTCACCACCGATCTGGACGTGCTCCAGAAGGAACTGGTGCGCACCGGCCTGGACGCCAAGGAACACCCCGAGGGCAACGCCCTCCTGGTGACCGGCGGTTCGCTGGAGGACATCGGCTCCACCGCCCACCGCCTGGGCCTGCCGATCTTCGAACTCAGCCAGCGCAACGCCTCGTTGGAGCAGGCCTACATGGAGCTCACGGCGGCCAGCGTCGAGTACGAGGCGGCAGGCATCACCCAGCAACCGTCGGACGCGAAGCGATAG
- a CDS encoding cytochrome P450 — MTQAVPAVPDLVDPTSHLDPGMDEVWAGLRRDDPVHWHPGTADTPGFWVVTRHADVSAILRDPARFTSEKGNVLATMLHGGDSGAGRMLAVTDGPRHKELRTVLMSAFSPRALAGVAQRVRSTTRRLLEEALERGKVDFAQDIASHIPLATICDLLAVPEADRDYILTLTKSALASDYANQDSGEDRLARGELLLYFHDLTRQRRANPGDDVISLLATRKVGGELLHEDDIVLNCYSLIMGGDETSRLSMIGAVHAMIQRPDQWRALKSGDVTMASAGEEVLRWTTPTMHFGRVATEDVELHGRTIAEGDLVTLWFNAANRDEGVFDDPYRFDLGRSPNKHLTLGYGPHFCLGAHLGRVEITAMLDGLRTFVAEVEQVGDERHIYSNFLSGMSSLPVALTPQRGPTPWEE, encoded by the coding sequence GTGACCCAGGCCGTACCGGCCGTCCCCGACCTGGTCGACCCCACCAGCCACCTCGATCCCGGCATGGACGAGGTCTGGGCGGGGCTGCGCAGGGACGATCCGGTCCACTGGCACCCGGGCACGGCGGACACCCCGGGATTCTGGGTCGTGACCCGGCACGCCGACGTGTCCGCCATCCTGCGCGACCCCGCCCGCTTCACCTCCGAGAAGGGCAACGTGCTCGCCACGATGCTGCACGGCGGTGACTCGGGCGCGGGCCGGATGCTGGCGGTCACCGACGGGCCCCGGCACAAGGAGCTGCGCACGGTACTGATGTCGGCCTTCTCGCCGCGCGCCCTGGCGGGCGTGGCCCAGCGAGTGCGCTCCACCACCCGGCGCCTCCTGGAGGAGGCGCTGGAGCGCGGCAAGGTCGACTTCGCGCAGGACATCGCCTCGCACATCCCGCTGGCCACCATCTGTGACCTGCTCGCCGTGCCCGAGGCGGATCGCGACTACATCCTCACCCTGACCAAGTCGGCGCTCGCCTCCGACTACGCGAACCAGGACAGCGGTGAGGACCGGCTCGCCCGTGGCGAACTGCTCCTGTACTTCCACGACTTGACGCGGCAGCGCAGGGCGAACCCGGGCGACGACGTCATCAGTCTGCTCGCCACCCGCAAGGTGGGCGGGGAGCTGCTGCACGAGGACGACATCGTCCTGAACTGCTACAGCCTGATCATGGGCGGCGACGAGACCAGCAGGCTCTCGATGATCGGCGCCGTGCACGCCATGATCCAGCGGCCCGACCAGTGGCGGGCGCTCAAGAGCGGCGACGTCACGATGGCGAGCGCGGGCGAGGAGGTGCTTCGCTGGACGACACCCACCATGCACTTCGGCCGGGTGGCCACCGAGGACGTCGAACTGCACGGGCGCACCATCGCCGAAGGCGACCTGGTGACCCTCTGGTTCAACGCGGCCAACAGGGACGAGGGCGTCTTCGACGACCCGTACCGCTTCGACCTCGGCCGGAGCCCGAACAAGCACCTCACCCTCGGGTACGGCCCGCACTTCTGCCTGGGGGCCCATCTCGGCCGGGTGGAGATCACCGCGATGCTCGACGGTCTGCGCACGTTCGTCGCGGAGGTCGAGCAGGTCGGGGACGAGCGGCACATCTACTCGAACTTCCTGTCCGGCATGAGCAGTCTGCCGGTCGCCCTCACCCCCCAACGAGGGCCGACGCCCTGGGAGGAATGA
- a CDS encoding MbtH family protein produces the protein MTNPFENDDAQYLVLVNDENQHSLWPVFVDVPEGWRSVFGEAARKDCLEYIERNWTDMRPKSLVDAMDGSK, from the coding sequence ATGACCAACCCCTTCGAGAACGACGACGCCCAGTACCTGGTCCTCGTGAACGACGAGAACCAGCACTCCCTGTGGCCCGTGTTCGTCGACGTGCCCGAGGGCTGGAGGTCCGTCTTCGGCGAGGCCGCCCGCAAGGACTGCCTCGAGTACATCGAGCGGAACTGGACCGACATGCGGCCCAAGAGCCTCGTCGACGCCATGGACGGGAGCAAGTGA
- a CDS encoding class I SAM-dependent methyltransferase: MHASTRGYAPTGENLLGQLEELKRQFPEWHALVDGERLESFSAETQERPVKHDDFGSDEAGGRGIEYLHAQAINTQARATGIKKLLGFAGGSAERSGERYLVDLLGGDGLIRTVCEELGITDFNILTCDASPHMISAAWAAGKPALLQRAERPLLKDSSVDAVLLAYGSHHVPPSDRQSVATEAARTLRPGGTFVLHDFLVGSPVDVWFEQVTDAYSETGHKFLHFTWDEITGYLEKAGFDSYEVLEIDDPYTATGPTPEAAELEIGKYLLNMYGLTKLLKDRDEADAYRWTAKTAQSIFRYEDAEGGLLEAELGFDEESDAWRITIPRRAVVGIGRKNP; the protein is encoded by the coding sequence GTGCATGCATCAACGCGCGGGTATGCCCCCACAGGAGAGAACCTCCTCGGTCAACTGGAGGAGCTCAAAAGGCAATTCCCCGAGTGGCACGCGCTCGTCGACGGCGAGCGGTTGGAGTCCTTCTCGGCCGAGACGCAGGAACGGCCGGTCAAGCACGACGACTTCGGCAGCGACGAGGCCGGCGGGCGCGGTATCGAGTACCTCCACGCCCAGGCCATCAACACCCAGGCGCGTGCCACCGGGATCAAGAAGCTCCTGGGGTTCGCCGGTGGCTCCGCCGAGCGCTCCGGTGAGCGCTACCTCGTCGACCTGCTCGGCGGTGACGGTCTCATCCGGACCGTCTGCGAAGAGCTGGGCATCACCGACTTCAACATTCTGACCTGCGACGCGTCGCCCCACATGATCTCGGCGGCCTGGGCGGCGGGCAAGCCCGCGCTGTTGCAGCGCGCGGAGCGACCGCTGCTCAAGGACAGCTCGGTCGACGCCGTGCTCCTCGCCTACGGCTCGCACCACGTGCCGCCGTCCGACCGGCAGTCCGTCGCCACCGAAGCGGCCCGCACGCTGCGTCCCGGCGGCACCTTCGTGCTGCACGACTTCCTCGTCGGCTCGCCCGTCGACGTCTGGTTCGAGCAGGTCACCGACGCCTACTCGGAGACCGGACACAAATTCCTGCATTTCACGTGGGACGAGATCACCGGCTATCTGGAAAAGGCCGGATTCGACTCGTACGAAGTCCTGGAGATCGACGACCCGTACACGGCGACAGGACCCACGCCGGAAGCCGCGGAGCTGGAAATCGGCAAGTACCTGCTCAACATGTACGGCCTGACCAAGCTCCTCAAGGACCGCGACGAAGCGGACGCCTACCGGTGGACGGCGAAGACGGCCCAGTCCATCTTCCGTTACGAGGACGCCGAGGGCGGCCTCCTGGAGGCCGAACTAGGCTTCGACGAGGAGAGCGACGCCTGGCGGATCACGATCCCGCGCCGTGCCGTCGTCGGCATCGGCCGTAAGAACCCGTGA
- a CDS encoding ABC transporter ATP-binding protein has product MKTSRRPARRRAGLRALLPYLRVHRGALVVVAVLSLLETGGTLAQPLLTRSVLDHIQAEESVATEVVLLVVVLTAVAVISGVRDFMLQRTAEGLVLTTRRWLVAHLLRLPIAEYDLRRTGDLLSRVGADTTLLRAVVTSGLLESVTSIVMVVGSAIAMAVLDLPLFAAAVGGILVGLLAVLALARRMRSASHRAQMRMGDMTASVDRALSAVRTIRASGAEERESAVIDKDAQAAHDAGLDVGKLQALITPITTTTMQVAFLVVLGVGGARVADGAMSVGDLVAFVLLLFMLWFPLGRALNAYTRLQSGLGALHRIEEVFDLPQETGDEDEKPLRTVLSVKERTAPGSSAADHAGSPPAVEFDRVSFSYATGEQVLHDVSFSVPRGTRTALVGPSGAGKSTLLSLIERFYDVTGGTIRVHGQDVRDLPRAELRARLGYVEQEAPVLAGTLRNNLALTAPKATEDDMMEALRSVNLQDIVARTDDGLDAQVGEGGVLLSGGERQRLALARTFLARPPIMLLDEATSNLDARNEAAMRDAISFASADRTLVVVAHRLSTVVDSDQIVVVERGRVAAVGRHGELTGSSPLYRELASHQLLVN; this is encoded by the coding sequence ATGAAGACTTCTCGGCGTCCTGCGCGGCGTCGCGCCGGGCTGCGCGCGCTCCTGCCGTATCTGCGGGTCCATCGGGGAGCACTGGTCGTGGTGGCCGTGCTGTCCCTCCTGGAGACCGGCGGCACGCTGGCCCAGCCGCTCCTGACCAGGTCGGTGCTCGACCACATCCAGGCCGAGGAGTCCGTGGCCACCGAGGTGGTCCTGCTCGTCGTCGTCCTCACGGCCGTGGCCGTGATCAGCGGCGTACGCGACTTCATGCTCCAGCGCACCGCGGAGGGCCTGGTGCTCACCACCAGGCGCTGGCTGGTGGCCCATCTGCTGCGGCTGCCGATCGCGGAGTACGACCTGCGCCGCACCGGCGACCTGCTCTCCCGGGTGGGCGCGGACACCACGCTGCTGCGCGCGGTGGTCACCTCGGGGCTCCTGGAGTCCGTCACGAGCATCGTCATGGTCGTCGGCTCGGCGATCGCGATGGCCGTCCTGGACCTGCCGCTGTTCGCCGCGGCGGTCGGCGGCATCCTCGTCGGACTGCTCGCCGTCCTCGCGCTGGCGCGGCGGATGCGGTCGGCCTCGCACCGGGCGCAGATGCGGATGGGCGACATGACGGCCTCCGTGGACCGCGCCCTGTCGGCCGTACGCACGATCCGGGCCAGCGGCGCCGAGGAGCGCGAGAGCGCCGTCATCGACAAGGACGCGCAGGCCGCCCATGACGCGGGCCTCGACGTCGGCAAGCTGCAGGCGCTGATCACGCCCATCACCACGACGACCATGCAGGTCGCCTTCCTGGTGGTGCTCGGCGTGGGCGGCGCGCGGGTCGCGGACGGCGCGATGAGCGTGGGCGACCTGGTCGCCTTCGTGCTGCTGCTGTTCATGCTGTGGTTCCCGCTCGGCCGGGCCCTGAACGCCTACACCCGGCTGCAGAGCGGCCTCGGCGCGCTGCACCGCATCGAGGAGGTCTTCGACCTGCCGCAGGAGACGGGTGACGAGGACGAGAAGCCGTTGCGCACCGTGCTGTCGGTCAAGGAACGCACCGCTCCCGGCAGTTCGGCCGCCGACCACGCCGGATCCCCGCCCGCCGTCGAGTTCGACCGCGTCTCCTTCTCGTACGCGACGGGCGAGCAGGTCCTGCACGACGTGAGCTTCAGCGTGCCGCGCGGCACCAGGACCGCCCTGGTCGGTCCTTCCGGCGCGGGCAAGTCGACGCTGCTCTCGCTGATCGAGCGGTTCTACGACGTGACGGGCGGCACGATCCGCGTGCACGGCCAGGACGTCCGCGATCTGCCGCGGGCCGAACTGCGCGCCAGGCTCGGCTACGTGGAGCAGGAGGCCCCGGTGCTCGCGGGCACGCTGCGCAACAACCTCGCCCTCACCGCCCCCAAGGCGACCGAGGACGACATGATGGAGGCGCTGCGCTCGGTCAATCTGCAGGACATCGTGGCCCGCACCGACGACGGGCTCGACGCCCAGGTCGGCGAGGGCGGTGTGCTGCTCTCGGGCGGCGAACGCCAGCGTCTCGCGCTGGCCAGGACGTTCCTCGCGCGTCCTCCGATCATGCTGCTCGACGAGGCCACCAGCAATCTGGACGCCCGCAACGAAGCGGCGATGCGGGACGCGATCAGCTTCGCCTCCGCGGACCGCACGCTCGTCGTCGTCGCCCACCGGCTCTCGACGGTGGTCGACAGCGATCAGATCGTGGTGGTCGAGCGCGGCCGCGTCGCGGCGGTGGGCAGGCACGGCGAGCTGACCGGTTCGAGCCCGCTCTACCGTGAACTCGCCAGCCACCAGCTGCTGGTCAACTGA
- a CDS encoding HAD-IC family P-type ATPase, whose product MEKRVEAHGETGRGADPEAFADPEAFAGPVPAGPVDAALGLTADQVAERVARGRVNEVPARSSRGVGEIVRANLLTRINAVIGVLFVIIMVVGPVQDALFGGVILANTLIGIVQELRAKRTLDRLAAVGGARPRVWRDGAPVALGAAGIVIDDTVDLRRGDRIVVDGLVRVAEGLEVDESLLTGEADPVVKRPGDTVLSGGFVVAGTGTFTATRVGREAYAAQLAEEARGFALVNSELRDGIDRILRFVTLAMVPAGIALIITQLTVHDDDVPEAVRRMVGGLVPMVPEGLVLLTSLAFAVGVVRLGKQRCLVRELPAIEGLARVDTVFLDKTGTLTEPSMDVDEVHSLDPAVPVAAVLGALGAVEEAPDASMRAIVEAHPDPAEWVRTADAPFSSARRWSGATFVEACGVESTWLIGAPDTLLRPGHTVLAAADTYGARGLRVLLLARCSRPLDALLRDPAAVRDAAVPCALVTLKQRIREEAPDALRYFAEQGVTTKVLSGDSAVSVGAVAAGLGLPGAHHPVDARYLPEAPHELAEAVGRGDVFGRVGPRQKQDMVKALRAKGHTVAMTGDGVNDVLALKDADIGVAMGSGSPAARAAARIVLLDNSFATLPSVLAEGRRVIGNVERVAHLFLTKTVYSVLLAIVIVCARVPYPFLPRHITLIGALTIGVPAFFLALAPGKERARPDFVGRVLRFALPAGALAALATSVAYLVARQVYDGDLAAETSAATLALFLVALWALAIIARPYTWWRVLLVLTMAAGFCLVLLVPALRDVFQLRLTGVTAPWAAVGCAVVAGLALELVWAYGRRARAAI is encoded by the coding sequence ATGGAGAAGCGGGTAGAGGCGCACGGCGAGACCGGTCGTGGCGCCGACCCTGAAGCCTTCGCCGACCCTGAGGCCTTCGCCGGTCCCGTGCCCGCGGGGCCCGTCGACGCGGCGCTCGGACTCACCGCGGACCAGGTGGCCGAGCGGGTCGCGCGGGGCCGTGTCAACGAGGTCCCCGCCCGGTCGAGCCGGGGCGTCGGGGAGATCGTCCGCGCCAATCTGTTGACACGGATCAACGCGGTCATCGGCGTCCTCTTCGTGATCATCATGGTCGTGGGGCCCGTCCAGGACGCCCTGTTCGGCGGCGTGATCCTCGCCAACACCCTGATCGGCATCGTCCAGGAGCTCCGCGCCAAGCGGACCCTGGACCGGCTCGCCGCCGTCGGCGGGGCCCGGCCCCGGGTGTGGCGCGACGGCGCCCCGGTGGCGCTCGGCGCGGCCGGGATCGTCATCGACGACACCGTCGACCTGCGCCGGGGCGACCGGATCGTGGTGGACGGCCTGGTCCGCGTCGCCGAGGGCCTGGAGGTCGACGAGTCGCTCCTGACCGGCGAGGCGGACCCGGTCGTCAAACGTCCGGGCGACACCGTGCTGTCGGGCGGCTTCGTGGTGGCGGGCACCGGGACGTTCACCGCGACCCGGGTGGGCCGCGAGGCGTACGCGGCGCAGCTCGCCGAGGAGGCCCGCGGGTTCGCCCTGGTCAACTCCGAGCTGCGCGACGGCATCGACCGGATCCTGCGGTTCGTGACGCTCGCCATGGTGCCCGCGGGCATCGCGCTGATCATCACGCAGCTGACGGTCCACGACGACGACGTGCCCGAGGCCGTACGCCGCATGGTGGGCGGTCTGGTGCCGATGGTGCCCGAGGGCCTCGTGCTGCTCACCTCGCTGGCGTTCGCCGTCGGCGTGGTCCGGCTCGGCAAGCAGCGGTGCCTGGTCCGGGAGCTGCCCGCGATCGAGGGCCTGGCCCGCGTCGACACCGTGTTCCTGGACAAGACGGGCACGCTCACCGAGCCGTCCATGGACGTCGACGAGGTCCACTCGCTGGATCCGGCCGTCCCCGTGGCGGCGGTGCTCGGCGCGCTCGGCGCCGTCGAGGAAGCGCCCGACGCGAGCATGCGGGCGATCGTCGAGGCGCATCCGGATCCCGCCGAGTGGGTGCGCACGGCCGACGCGCCGTTCTCCTCGGCCCGTCGCTGGAGCGGCGCCACCTTCGTCGAGGCGTGCGGCGTCGAGTCGACCTGGCTGATCGGCGCGCCCGACACGCTGCTGCGCCCCGGGCACACGGTGCTCGCCGCCGCCGACACCTACGGCGCGCGCGGCCTGCGGGTGCTGCTGCTCGCCCGCTGCTCGCGGCCGCTCGACGCACTGCTGCGAGACCCGGCGGCGGTGCGGGACGCGGCGGTGCCGTGCGCCCTTGTCACCCTCAAGCAGCGCATCCGCGAGGAAGCCCCCGACGCCCTGCGGTACTTCGCCGAGCAGGGCGTCACCACGAAGGTGCTGTCCGGCGACAGCGCGGTCTCCGTCGGCGCGGTCGCCGCGGGCCTCGGCCTGCCGGGCGCGCACCACCCCGTGGACGCCCGCTATCTGCCGGAGGCCCCCCACGAGCTGGCCGAGGCGGTCGGCCGCGGGGACGTCTTCGGCCGGGTCGGTCCGCGGCAGAAGCAGGACATGGTCAAGGCGCTGCGGGCCAAGGGGCACACCGTGGCGATGACGGGCGACGGCGTCAACGACGTGCTCGCCCTCAAGGACGCCGACATCGGTGTGGCGATGGGCTCGGGATCCCCCGCCGCCCGCGCGGCCGCCCGCATCGTGCTGCTCGACAACAGCTTCGCGACGCTGCCTTCGGTGCTCGCCGAGGGCCGCCGCGTCATCGGCAACGTCGAACGCGTAGCCCATCTCTTCCTCACCAAGACCGTCTACTCGGTCCTGCTGGCCATCGTGATCGTCTGCGCGCGCGTGCCCTATCCGTTCCTGCCCCGGCACATCACGCTGATCGGCGCGCTGACCATCGGCGTGCCCGCGTTCTTCCTGGCGCTCGCGCCCGGCAAGGAACGCGCGCGGCCCGACTTCGTGGGCCGGGTGCTGCGCTTCGCGCTCCCCGCGGGCGCGCTCGCCGCGCTCGCCACGTCGGTGGCGTATCTGGTGGCCCGGCAGGTGTACGACGGCGACCTGGCCGCGGAGACCTCCGCGGCGACGCTCGCGCTGTTCCTCGTCGCGCTGTGGGCCCTGGCCATCATCGCCCGCCCCTACACGTGGTGGCGGGTCCTGCTGGTCCTGACCATGGCGGCGGGCTTCTGCCTCGTCCTTCTCGTCCCCGCCCTGCGGGACGTGTTCCAGCTGCGCCTGACCGGTGTCACCGCGCCCTGGGCCGCGGTGGGCTGTGCCGTGGTCGCGGGCCTGGCACTCGAACTCGTGTGGGCCTACGGCAGGCGCGCTCGCGCCGCCATCTGA
- a CDS encoding M20 metallopeptidase family protein: MTRPNKPVLNRRTLLGGTAAAGVGAVVPAGTAAAGDVGKQRGPLDQRAIDAVVRRVESGLVELRRDLHAHPETAKSETSAGEVATSRIVAHLLRAAGLEVTTGVGGFGVVGVLKGARPGRTVAYRADMDAVPPEGIFPEATQPAHACGHDIHTAVGVGVAQTLARLRHRLSGTVVFFFQPGEEALEGARAMIDAGVLRDYAPEEIHALHCGPFPVGQFAVTPGSGLPGQDGTVIKVNGADALARAERLAAEITGLSTVAPPETSAGLEKMVADVQIKDGPLARFVTVQAGAAKAEDTGQVTVSVWYRCWPEERYVEVREAVRGLAKKYEGAVVDFDREPFPALVCPERDALALGRHLRRVLGPDGVTVMHAAFPFNGEDYALFLDRIPGTYSFLGVRRPGTDIAEGVPHYGTFDPDTKAIGVGVRAMAGWLAARAKA; encoded by the coding sequence ATGACCCGTCCGAACAAGCCCGTCCTCAACCGCCGCACCCTGCTCGGCGGTACCGCCGCAGCCGGTGTCGGTGCCGTCGTGCCCGCCGGGACCGCCGCCGCGGGGGACGTGGGCAAGCAGCGCGGGCCCCTTGACCAGCGTGCGATCGACGCCGTCGTCCGGCGCGTCGAGAGCGGCCTCGTCGAACTGCGGCGCGACCTGCACGCCCATCCGGAGACGGCGAAGAGCGAGACCTCCGCGGGCGAGGTCGCCACCTCCCGGATCGTCGCGCACCTGCTGCGCGCCGCCGGGCTCGAAGTGACCACCGGGGTCGGCGGCTTCGGCGTCGTCGGCGTGCTGAAGGGCGCACGGCCCGGGCGTACCGTCGCCTACCGCGCCGACATGGACGCCGTGCCGCCGGAGGGGATCTTCCCCGAGGCCACCCAGCCCGCCCACGCCTGTGGGCATGACATCCACACCGCCGTCGGCGTCGGCGTCGCGCAGACCCTCGCGCGGTTGCGGCACCGCCTCAGCGGCACCGTCGTCTTCTTCTTCCAGCCGGGGGAAGAGGCCCTTGAGGGGGCTCGCGCGATGATCGATGCCGGTGTGCTGCGAGATTACGCGCCCGAGGAGATCCACGCCCTGCACTGCGGGCCCTTCCCCGTGGGGCAGTTCGCCGTGACCCCCGGCAGCGGGCTGCCCGGGCAGGACGGGACCGTCATCAAGGTGAACGGCGCCGACGCGCTCGCGCGGGCCGAGCGGCTCGCCGCCGAGATCACGGGACTCAGCACCGTCGCGCCCCCGGAGACGTCCGCCGGTCTGGAGAAGATGGTCGCTGACGTACAGATCAAGGACGGGCCGCTGGCCAGGTTCGTCACCGTCCAGGCCGGGGCGGCGAAGGCCGAGGACACGGGGCAGGTCACGGTCTCCGTGTGGTACCGCTGCTGGCCCGAGGAGCGTTACGTCGAGGTGCGCGAGGCCGTCCGGGGGCTGGCCAAGAAGTACGAGGGTGCCGTGGTCGACTTCGACCGGGAGCCCTTCCCCGCCCTGGTCTGCCCCGAGCGCGACGCACTCGCTCTGGGGCGGCACCTGCGCCGTGTCCTGGGCCCGGACGGGGTGACCGTCATGCATGCCGCCTTCCCGTTCAACGGCGAGGACTACGCGCTGTTCCTGGACCGGATCCCGGGCACGTACTCCTTCCTCGGCGTACGGCGGCCGGGGACCGACATCGCCGAGGGGGTCCCGCACTACGGCACCTTCGACCCCGACACCAAGGCCATCGGCGTCGGTGTCCGGGCGATGGCGGGGTGGCTCGCGGCGCGGGCGAAGGCCTGA
- a CDS encoding MupA/Atu3671 family FMN-dependent luciferase-like monooxygenase — MGTMDFSLLYFANRKVDDPPAEYDLLFDAARFADEHDFTAVWLPERHFHPFGGAYPNPALAAAALATRTSRLRLRAGSVVLPLHDPLTVVEDWAFVDNLSRGRVDLALATGWNANDFTLVPERYEDRRSYTMDNVPVLRDLWAGKTVTRRNGKGADVEVGTYPRPVQPDLDMWLTCASNPAGFAEAGALGLNVLTALLFQRVEDLQPRITAYREAREKAGLDPDTGKVTVMVHTFVGESDEAVRETVREPFLEYLESSVDLWKDHWQDLNKFSGEKLLSYAFERYFRTSALLGSVEKCTEFVRNLRDAGVTEVASLIDFGAPGRVTLDALPYLDQVRRAVQAD, encoded by the coding sequence ATGGGAACCATGGACTTCAGCCTGTTGTACTTCGCCAACCGCAAGGTCGACGACCCGCCCGCCGAGTACGACCTGCTCTTCGACGCGGCCCGGTTCGCCGACGAGCACGACTTCACCGCGGTGTGGCTGCCCGAGCGGCACTTCCACCCCTTCGGCGGCGCCTACCCCAACCCGGCGCTCGCCGCGGCCGCGCTCGCCACGCGGACCAGCAGGCTGCGGCTGCGCGCGGGCAGCGTCGTGCTCCCGCTGCACGACCCGCTGACCGTCGTCGAGGACTGGGCGTTCGTCGACAACCTCTCGCGCGGCCGCGTCGACCTGGCCCTGGCCACCGGCTGGAACGCCAACGACTTCACGCTGGTGCCCGAGCGCTACGAGGACCGCAGGTCGTACACCATGGACAACGTGCCGGTCCTGCGCGACCTGTGGGCGGGCAAGACCGTCACCCGTCGCAACGGCAAGGGCGCCGACGTCGAGGTCGGCACCTACCCGCGCCCCGTCCAGCCGGACCTGGACATGTGGCTCACCTGCGCGTCCAACCCGGCGGGCTTCGCCGAGGCGGGCGCGCTCGGCCTCAACGTCCTGACCGCGCTGCTCTTCCAGCGCGTGGAGGACCTCCAGCCGCGCATCACCGCGTACCGCGAGGCACGCGAGAAGGCGGGCCTCGACCCCGACACCGGCAAGGTCACCGTCATGGTGCACACCTTCGTGGGGGAGAGCGACGAGGCGGTCCGCGAGACCGTGCGCGAACCCTTCCTGGAGTACCTGGAATCCTCCGTGGACCTGTGGAAGGACCACTGGCAGGACCTCAACAAGTTCTCCGGCGAGAAGCTCCTGAGCTACGCCTTCGAGCGCTACTTCCGTACGTCGGCGCTGCTCGGCTCGGTCGAGAAGTGCACCGAGTTCGTACGGAACCTGCGGGACGCGGGCGTCACCGAGGTGGCCTCGCTGATCGACTTCGGCGCGCCGGGCCGTGTGACGCTGGACGCGCTGCCCTACCTCGACCAGGTGCGGCGCGCCGTCCAGGCGGACTGA